The nucleotide window GGCCGATATCGCGCAGCCGGTTGTACCGCATCGACGACGCATTGTGGCAGTTCAGGCAGTAATTGACGAACAGCTTGGCGCCATTCTGCAGTGCCGCCATGTTCGTCGACCGGTCCGGCGCCCGGTCCAGCGGGTGGCCGCCCTCGGCCCCGATCGCCAGCGCCGGCAGCAGCGTCACCAGCGAGAAGAAGGTCGAGGCGAAAAACTTCTTGGTGAAATTCATCATTCGTGTCCTTTGCCAATGGCCGGTTCAATGTGCATGGAAGACGACGCGATCGGGAACCTTCTTGAAGGTGCCCATCGTGCTCCACCATGGCATCAGCAGGAAGAACGCGAAGTAATACAGCGTTCCCGCCTGCGACACGATTGTCTTGATCACTGAAGGCGGTTGCGTGCCCAGGTAGCCGAGCGCAACGAACGTGATCGCCAGCAGTGTGTACAGGTACTTGTGCCAGGTCGGACGGTAGCGGATCGATTTCACCGGCGAGTGATCCAGCCATGGCAGGAACGCCAGGATTACCACCGAAGCGCCGAAGAACACGACACCCCAGAATTTCGCATCGAGCACCTGCGGCAGCATGCCGATGATGACGACGATGGAAATCACGGCGATCACGGCCTTGGTGTGGAACGCCAGCTTCGACTTCAGCCACAGGAAGCTTACGTAAGCGGCCACCGCGACCATCATCACCCACATGAAGTCGGCGGTGATGGCGCGCAGCACCGAATAGAACGGCGTGAAGTACCAGGTCGGCGCAATGTGCAGCGGCGTCTTCAGCGGGTCGCCCGGCAGGAAGTTGTTGTACTCGAGGAAGTAGCCGCCCATTTCCGGTGCGAAGAACACCACGGCCGAGAAAATCAGCAGGAAGACCGACACGCCGAACAGGTCGTGCACCGTGTAGTACGGGTGCGACGGGATCGAGTCGACCGGGTGGCCGTCCGGCCCCAGGTTTTCCTTCACTTCGATGCCGTCCGGGTTCGACGAGCCCACTTCGTGCAGCGCGATCAGGTGGGCAGCCACCAGGCCCAGCAGCACCAGAGGAATGGCGATCACGTGGAAGGCGAAGAAGCGGTTCAGCGTGGCGTCGGACACCACGTAGTCGCCGCGGATCCACAGCGACAGGTCCGGGCCGATCAGCGGAATCGCGCCGAACAGGTTGACGATGACCTGGGCGCCCCAGTACGACATCTGGCCCCACGGCAGCAGGTAGCCGAAGAAGGCCTCGGCCATCAGGCACAGGAAGATCGCAAAGCCGAACAGCCAGATCAGCTCGCGCGGCTTGCGGTAGGAACCGTACAGCAACGCGCGCGTCATGTGCAGGTAGACGACGATGAAGAAGGCCGAGGCGCCGGTGGAGTGCATGTAGCGCACCAGCCAGCCCCACGGCACCTCGCGCATGATGTATTCGACCGAGTTGAACGCCAGGTTGGCATCGGGCTTGTAGTGCATCGTGAGGAAAATGCCCGTCACGATCTGCAGCACCAGCACGAACATCGCCAGCGAGCCGAAGATGTACCAGTAGTTGAAGTTTTTCGGCGCGTAGTAGCGGCCCCACTGATCGTTCCACAGCTTGGTCAGGGGGAAGCGGTCGTCGACCCAGCCCAGTGCCTTCTGTGCCGCCGGCGCATCGGCCGGTAGTTTCGTCTCCTTGAACGCGCCCATGTTATGCCTCGCCTTTCTCGTCTTTGCCGATCAGGATGCGGGTGTCGCTCAGGTACATGTGGCGTGGCACCACCAGGTTGTCCGGCGCCGGCTTGTTCTTGAATACGCGGCCGGCCAGGTCGAACGTGGAGCCGTGGCAGGGGCAGAAGAAGCCGCCGTTCCAGTCGTCGGGCAGCGAGGGTTGCGGGCCAGGGGTGAACTTGGTGGAGGGCGAGCAGCCCAGGTGGGTGCAGATGCCGATGGCGACGAGGTATTCGGCCTTGCGCGCGCGCGCCTCGTTGATGCAGTAGGAAGGGGTGAATTCGTCGGGATTGCGCTCCGAGCCGGGGTCGGCGACCTGGCCATCGGTCTTCTTCAGCGAAGCGAGCATTTCAGGGGTGCGCCGCAGGATCCATACCGGCTTGCCGCGCCATTCGACGGTGACCATTTCACCGGGCGCCAGGGAAGAGATATCGACTTCGACCGGCGCGCCCGCGGCCTTGGCGCGCTCGGAAGGTTGAAACGTGCTGACCAAGGCGCCCGCGGTGCCGACGCCGATTACGCCACCCGCAGCACAGGTGGCCACTAACAGACCTCGCCGGCTGGGATCGACCTGCTTCTCAATGCTCATACAAACCCCAATCTTATAAAAATTCGAATATTTGTAAAGCGACAACAGACCTATAGCAACACAAAATTATAAGTGAACATAAACACTCATCAAAGCGAAAAGGTTGCAATAGTAAAAATGGTGCCCATGTTGCGGCGCACCGTAAACGCCGCTCCAGTCTGCTTGGGCAGGGTATTGAAAAGACAGTATGATCCAGGGATAAACGACTACCACCAGAGGAGGATCGCCATGGGCATGATGCAGGAATTCAAACAGTTTGCGATGCGGGGTAACGTGATCGACCTGGCGGTGGGCGTGATCATCGGCGCCGCGTTCAGCAAGATCGTCGATTCCCTCGTGCAAGACATCATCATGCCGCCCATCGGCAAGCTGATCGGCGGGCTGGATTTCGCCAATTACTATGTCGCGCTGAACAACCAGGACCCGAGCCTGCCGCTGGCCGAGGCCAAGAAGCTGGGCGCGGTCCTCGCCTACGGGAATTTCCTCACCATCCTGTTAAACTTCCTCATCCTGGCGTTCGTGATCTTCCAGATGGTGCGGCTGGTGCATAAAGCCCGCCAGCGGCTGGAGGAACCCAGCAAGCCGTCCGAGCCGGCGCCACCGGCGGAAGATGTGCTGCTGCTGCGCGAAATCCGCGACGCCCTGAAAAAATAACCGAGCGGCTGCGAGCCGCCATCCTGTAGGAACGCCATGCAACGACTGTGGTTATTGTTTGCGCAAGCGGTGACCATCGTGCTGGCACTGTATTTCGTTTATTCCGCGATGCGGCCGGACTGGCCCATCGCGCGCTCGGGCACGGTGCAACAGCTGGGCACACCGGCCCAGCCGGCTTCGGCCACCATCGCCGCGCCGGCCCCCACGCCGAACTCCTTCCGCACCGCCGCCGGCCGCGCCATGCCGGCCGTCGTCAACATCCTCACCTCGAAGGCGATGCCGGACAAGCACCCGCTGCTGCGCGATCCGTACTTCAAGCGTTTCTTCGGCGACCGCGGCAACGACAACGAGGAAGAAGAGGATGATCCGAACAGCCTGGGCTCCGGCGTGATCGTCAGCCCGGACGGCTACATCCTGACCAATTACCACGTGGTGGAAGCGGCGGACGAGATCGAGGTGGTGCTGGCGGATGGCCGCAAGTCGTCCGCGAAGCTGGTGGGCACGGATCCCGAAACCGACCTGGCCGTCATCAAGATCGAGCTGAAGCAGCTGCCGGCGATCATCCTCGGCAATGTGGATAGCGCCAAGGTGGGCGACGTGGTGCTGGCGATCGGCAATCCGTTCGGCGTGGGCCAGACCGTGACGATGGGAATCATCTCTGCGCTCGGCCGCAACAACCTGCACATCAACCATTTCGAGAACTTCATCCAGACCGATGCGGCGATCAATTTCGGCAACTCGGGGGGCGCGCTGATCGACACCAACGGCAACCTGCTCGGCATCAATTCGGCGATCTATTCGCAAACGGGCGGCTCGGTGGGCATCGGCTTCGCGATCCCCGTCAGCACCGCCAAAACGGTGATGGAATCGATCATCAAGAGCGGCCACGTGGTGCGCGGCTGGATCGGCGTCGAATCGCAGGAGATCACGCCGGAGCTGGCGGAAAGCTTTGGTTTGCAGCGCGAAAGCGGGGCGATCATCGCCGGCGTGGTGCGCAATGGCCCGGCCGACAAGGCCGGCATGAAACCGGGCGACATCCTGCTCTCTGTCGACGGCAAGCCGGTGCGCGACACCAACGAGATGCTGAACCTGATTGCCCAGCTGCAGCCGGGCGGCAAGGCCACCATGCGCGTGTTGCGCAAGAATCGCGAATCGGACCTTGCCATTACCGTCGGCAAGCGGCCAGTGCCGAAGAAATAAGCGAGGCAACAAGCAAGGCAACAAGCAACGCAACAAGCAAAGCAACAAGCGAAAGATAAAGAGAACCCGATGCATTTGCGTGACCTGAACGGCTACCTGCAAGAGCTGGCCGAGAACAACAACCGCCCGTGGTTCGTGATGAACAAGCCGCGCTACGACATCCTCCGCGAAGAGTTCCTCGAACTCGTGACGCAGGTGATTGCCGAAACGGGCAAATTCGACCGCGAGGTCAAGTTCTGCAATCCGAAGAAGGCGATCTTCCGCATCAACCGCGACGTGCGTTTCGCCCACGACAAGAGCCCGTACAAGACCAACTTCTCGGCCGCGCTGGCCCCCAGCGACTTGCGCCGCCCGAGCCAGTCCGGCGGGCCCACCTATTATTTCCAGCTGAACGGCCACGGCCAGTTGCAGTTCGGTGCCGGCGAATACATGCCGCCGCCGCACCGGCTGCGCGCGCTGCGCCGGCATATGGTGGAAGACGCGGCGGGCTTTCGCAAGGCGCTCGCCAGCCGTGGCCTGAAGGCCACCTACGGCACGATCCAGAACGAAGGCAAGCTGCAGCGCCCGCCGAAAGGCTTCGACCCCGGGCATGAGCACATCGAGTTCATCAAGCTGAAAAGCTTTTTCGTGTGGACCGACGTGGACCTGGACCTGAACGATCCGGATGCGCTGGTGCCGATGATCGCCGGCGGTTTCAGGGATGCCCTGCCGCTGGTGCAGTGGATGCGGGCCGCCAGGGTGGATGAAGAGGACGGCACCGCCGCCTGACGGCCCTGGCGGCGGACGGCTTTGTTTCAGGCATTGTTGCCGGGAACCGGAGTCCGTAAACGTTTCTACTGGCTGCGCAGCCATTCTTCCAGGAACTCGACGCATACCCGCAGCCGCGCCGACGTCGACAGGCGCGACGGATAGATCGCCCACACATCCGCGGGCTGCTGGTAGTCCGGCAGCACGCGCACCAGTTCGCCCCGCTCCAGCGACGGCCCCACGTCCCACAGCGAGCGCAGGATGATGCCGTGGCCATCCAGCGCCCAGCCATGCACCACTTCGCCGTTGCTGGCCGATAGCGGCCCGCTCACCTTCACCGTTTCCGTCCCGCGCGGCCCCTGCAGGGTCCAGCGCCCGAACTCCTCGTTGCGCTCGCGGATCACGATGCAGCGGTGCGATGCCAGGCCGGCCAATGCGGCCGGCGTGCCGTACCCGGCCAGGTAGGCGGGCGCGGCGCACAGGACCCGGGCATTGCGGGCGATGCGGCGCGAGATCAGGTGCGGTTCGTGGGCCTGGCCGACCCGGATGTCGAGGTGAAAATCTTCGCCGATCAGGTCGACCGGGCGGTCCAGCAGCTCCAGCTGGATTTCCAGTGCCGGGTAGCGTTTCGCCAGTGCGGACAGGGCTGGCGACACGCGATTGCGCCCGAAGCCCGAGCTGGTGCAGATACGGAGCAGGCCGGCAGGCGCGGCCTGCTCCGTGGCGACCGCATCGCCCATCTGTTCCACATCGTCCAGGATGCGCAGCGCCCAGCCGTGGACCACCTGCCCCTGCTCGGTCAGCGCCACGGTACGGGTGGTGCGATGCAGCAGGCGCACCCCGAGCGACGCTTCCAGCACGCCGATTCGCTTGCTGACCAGGGCATTGGAAACGCCCAGCACGCGGGCCGTGGCGGCGAAACTCTTCAGCCGGACCACGGTGCAAAACAGGTGCAAGTCATCCAGCGCGGGTAGATTCTTCACGATTCGTGAACAGTCGAGTAACGAAAATGCCGATTATATCCAAACCGTACATACTCTATGCTCGGGGTATTCAACCAGGGGGATTACATGAAAACTCAACGCATCGCCGTCATTGCCGGCGACGGGATCGGCAAGGAAGTCATGCCGGAGGGCTTGCGCACGCTGCAGGCAGCGGCGCGGCGCTTCAACCTGCCGCTGGAATTCACCACGTTCGAGTGGGCCAACTGCGACTATTACCAGCAGCACGGCAAGATGATGCCGGACGACTGGTTCGCCCGGCTGAAGGATTTCGACGCCATCTATTTCGGCGCGGTCGGCTGGCCGGACACGGTGCCGGACCACGTTTCGCTGTGGGGCTCGCTGATCCAGTTCCGCCGGCAGTTCGACCAGTACGTGAACCTGCGCCCGGTGCGGCTGATGCCGGGTGTTCCATGCCCGCTGGCCAACAAGCAGCCGGGGGACATCGATTTCTATGTGGTGCGCGAAAATACCGAAGGCGAATACTCGGCCGTCGGCGGGCGCCTGTTCGAAGGCACCGAACGCGAGACCGTGCTGCAGGAAGCCGTGTTCACCCGCAAAGGCGTGGACCGGATCCTGAAGTACGCATTCGAGCTGGCGCAGTCGCGCCCGAAGAAGCACCTGACTTCGGCCACCAAGTCGAACGGCATCTCGATCAGCATGCCGTACTGGGACGAGCGCGTGAAAGCCATGGCACCCTCGTATGCCGATGTGACATGGGACCAGTACCACATCGACATCCTGTGCGCCCGCTTCGTGCTGAGCCCGGAGCGCTTCGATGTGGTGGTGGCCTCCAACCTGTTCGGCGACATCCTGTCCGACCTGGGGCCCGCCTGCACCGGCACGATCGGCATCGCGCCATCGGCCAACCTGAACCCCGAGCGCACGCTGCCATCGCTGTTCGAACCGGTGCATGGCTCGGCACCGGATATCTACGGCAGGAATATCGCCAACCCGGTGGCGATGATCTGGAGCGGCGCGATGATGCTGGACTTCCTCGGCAACGGCGCCGCGCCGTACCACGCGGCGCACGACGCCATCATGGCCGCCATCGAGCAGGTGCTGCGCGACGGACCGCATACGCCGGACATGCGCGGCCAGGCTTCCACCACGCAGGTGGGCGAAGCCATCGCCGCGCTGATCTGATCCGCGCCCGCATCCGATCCACGCCTGATCCACGTGCGCACCTGATCCACCATGGCCGGCCGCCTGGCCGGCTCATCGGCACACTTCCTCCGGCGCGCGCACGCCCCGCCACCCATGCAGTTCATCGCGCGAAAAGCGCCGTTCGTCGCATCCGCGTGGTGGACGAACCGCGGGCTCCCTATAGTTCAATCACCGCAGCACACAACACCAACGCAGCACTGACTGAACACCTCAAAGGAGCGCATCATGAACATCGCCAAACACATGGAAACCATCTTCCTCGCCACCGTCGTCATCGTCGGCGCGACCGGCATTGCAAGCGCCGCCGCCGCCCGCATCGGCCACGCCGCACCGGAGCCGAAAGTGTATGCCGTGGCGGTCGAAGGCGCGCCGATGGCGGTCGTCAAGGTCAGCGCGAAACGCCTGAGCGCCGCGGAAAAAGCCGCCCTGTAAGCGCCTTTCCCAGCCGAGCGAACGGAGACCCTGATGAACAAGTTTATCAACGCAACGATGATGGCCGTGGCCCTTGTCGCCAATGCGGGCGGCATCGTCCAGGCGGCCGACATCATCAGCGAGTCCCGCGCCGTCGACGCGCGCACCGTGAAGGTGGTACTGGATGGCGTGATCGACCTGAAGCTCAAGCAGGGCCCGCAAGCGGCGCTGGTGATCTCGGGTGAACGCCGCTACCTGCCGAAGGTGCTGGTCACGCAGCGCGGCGACACGCTGCGCATCGGCACGGACCTGCCACGCATGCATTTCGGCCGCCCGGAGCTGCGCGCCGAACTGACGCTGCCCAACCTTTCCGAGCTGGTATCGGCCGGTGTCGGTTCCGCCGACGTGCATGGTTTCGCCGGCGAGCGGCTGCGCGTGGCGCTCGATGGCGCCGGCGCCGTGCGCATGCAGGCGCACTACCGCAACCTGGACGCCAACCTGAACGGGGCCGGGAGCATGACCGTCAATACGGGGCTGGCGGAAAGCGTGGCGCTGAACCTGCGCGGCGCCGGCCAGATGGTGGTCAGCGGCGAAAGCCGCAAGCTGCATGCGCGCCTCGGCGGCGTCGGCAACCTCGATGCGCAAGGCTTGAAATCGGACAGCGTCGACGTCGACATGACGGGCCTGGGTGGCGCGACGGTGTTTGCCAGGACTTCCGCCAGCCTGCGCCTGACCGGCCTGGGTTCGGCCACCGTGTATGGCCGGCCCGCGAGCCGCAACGCCAGCGCGCGTGGCCTGGGCCATGTGAACTGGAACTGAGTCCGGCATTGGCACCGCGATTGGCACCGCCACGCTGGCGGTGCCCGGCTGGCACCAGGATCATCAAGCGGGCACTGAGCTGGCACTGAGCCGGCAATCGGGCCGACAGGCGACCCTACCGGTTTCGCATCAGGGTGCCTGCAGGGTGCCCTGTGCGGTGCCCCTCCCTGCCGCCACGGACACGCCACGCTGATCCCATCCCAGCACGATGCGCACGCCGGCTCCGCCGGCAGCGGCGCCGCGGTCCGCCAGTTCGCGCGGCGCAGGCAGGCCGAGACGATGAGCCAGCGCACGCGCCGCCACGCCAGCCCCGGACTCGCCACGGTACTCGATGCGCGTCGAGACTACCGCGTAGGGCTTCTCGTTCGTCAGCCTTACCGATTGCCACTCCGGCCCCGCCAGCCGGTGCTTCCAGGCGGCCGCCATGCCGCGCGCGCCATTGCCGTTGCTGATTTCAAGCCGGACACCTGCGTGGTCGCCGTGGCCGCCGAGATCATCTTCGCGCTTGCCTTTCGCGAGGCGCGGTGGCACCGGCTCCGTCGCGGCCGCGACCTGGTGCACTTCGATCACGGCGCCGGCCTGGCGCAGTTCCGTGCGGGCGAAACTTTCCGGCCACGGGTCCGGCACCGGCATCGCGGGTGCTGCCGCCTGGGGCGGGCGTGCGCCGGTCAATTCGTAGTCGTGGCGGATATCATGCATCCGCAGCGTGCGTGCCTGTTTCCGCATCGTCAGCGCGCGGTCCTGCTGCCCCAGCGCCTCGAACACGCTGGCCAGGTGCTCCCATGCGCGCGGATGGTGAGGGTCCAGCAGGCAAGCCTTTTTCAGCAGCGTTACCGCCTCGCCGTGGTTCCCGCGCAAGTGCAACGCATAGCCCAGGTTCCCGAGCAGGAAAGCCTGCCCGGCCGGCGGCAGGGCCGTGGCTTCCTCGACCAGCGTGTGCCACAGCGCGATCGCCGCGCCGAGGTTGCCGCGCTCGGCCAGCAGCACGGCCAGGCCATTGCGGGTATCGGCATGGCGCGGATCGAGCCGCAATGCCGCGTGCCACGCACGCTGCGCGGCGTCGAACCGGCGCGCGGCATGCTCAGCACGGCCGATCGCGTAGTATCCGTCCGCCCCCACGGCCGGTACCGGCACGGCGTGCCGCGTGGGTTCCGGGATGATCTGCCGCTGGCCGCAGGCCAGCAGCAGCGCCCCGGCACAGGCGGCAGCCGCCATCCGGCAAGCACGCGGGGTCCGGGATAGTGTCCCGGTAGTATTCATCTTGGTGGTGTTCATCTTGGTGCTATTCATTTTGCCTCCATTCAATTCTGGCCGGACATCGCCGGCAAGACCACGGTCACCAGCCGGATCACTGCCGGCCCCATCAGCACCATCATCAGTGACGGAAACATGCAGAAGATCAGCGGGAACAGCAGCTTCAAGCCGATCTTGGCAGCCGCCTCTTCCGCCAGCAGCGTGCGCTTGAGCCGCAGGTTGTCCGAGTGGATCCGCAGCGAGTCGCCCATGCTGGTACCGAACCGCTCGGCCTGGATCAGCATCGCCACCAGGGTGTCGACATCGTCCACGCCGCTCCTCAGCGCGAAGTTGCGCAACGCCTTTTCCTTGGAAAATCCGGCGCGCATTTCCATCAGCACGAGCTGGAACTCCTGTGCCAGCACGGCGCTCTTGATGTCGATCTCGGCCGCCACCTTGGTCAGCGCCCGCTCCATCGACAGCCCTGCTTCGACGCACACCGTCATCAGGTCGAGGGCGTCGGGGATGGTCTCGAAGATCTCGCGCTGGCGCCGCTCGGCGGTGCGGGACAACAGGATGTTCGGCAAGTAGTAGCCCAGCGCCGCGCTGGAAAACAGCAACAGCATGAAGCCGTTGCGCGCGCCCGACATGCTGCCCACCAGCAGCAGCGCCAGCAGGGCCGGTGCGCCCAGCGACAGCAGGGTCTTCGCCGCGAAGTACAGCGTGGGCGCCGACGCACTGCGCCAGCCCGCGTTGATGAATTTCGTGCGCAGCGGCGAACGTTCCCAGCCCTCCTCGGGCAGCGACAGTTTCGTCAGCGGCTTGGCCACGCGCGCCACGCGGGCCACCCATTCGCCTTGGCCGCCATTGACCGGCTCCTCCTCCGCTGCGCCGCGAAACCCGCGCAAGCGCTCGCGCAACGGGATCGGCGAAAAGATCGCGATCCCCGCCAGCGTCACCCCGGCTGCGGCGATGAAGACGATCACCAGGAATAACAATTGGTTCCCGTTCATACGCGAATCCTCACGACGTTACGCATCCAGAAGGCGCCGATGGCCATCGCGCCGCCGGCGGACCACAGCATCTTCACACCGAGCGGATCGGTCCACAGCAGGCTGATGTACTGGTAGTTGACCACGCTCATCAGGACCAGCATGACAAGCGGCAGCAAGCCGAGGACCCAGGCCGACATGCGCCCTTCGGCCGACAGGACGCGCACCTGGCCCTGCAGCTTCAGCCGGGAACGCACCAGCCGGCTGATATTGTTCAGCAGCTCGGCCAGGTTGCCGCCCGACTCGCGCTGGATCAGCACGGCCAGCACGAAGTAGCGCAGGTCGGTCAGCGGGACCCGCTCGGCGAGACCGTGCAGCGCCTCGTTCATCGGTGCGCCATAGTTGATTTCCTCATAGGCGGCCTTGAATTCGGCACCGATCGGCTCGGGAATCTCGTCGCCCACCATCTTCAGCACGTTGGCGAAGGAGTGGCCGGCGCGCAGCGCGCGCGCCAGGAAGTCGGCGGCCTCCGGCAATTGTTCCTCGATCTTCCTCAGCCGCTTGCGGCGGGCCCGCAGCAACACCCAGTATGGCCCGCCGACAGCGCTGGCCATCAGTGCGCACGCCGGCAGCAGCGGCGGCTTCAGCAACGCCAGCACGAGCAGCGCGCCACACGGCAAGGCGCACGACCAGCCGAGAAATTGCGCGACATGCCAGCGCCCGCCGGCCTGCAACAGCAGCCGGTCGAGCCGTGCCAGTTGCGGCATGCCGCGCAGCCAATGCTCCAGGCCAGGCGATGCGGCATAGCGGCGCTGCTTCAGGATGCTGATCCGTTCACCGCCTTCGGCGCGGCCGGACATCAGGTCGAGCCGGTGCGCGATGCGGCGCGCGCTTCGGCCATGGCTGGTGCCCCACCACATCCATGCCCCCTCCACCATGAAGATCACGGCGGCAAATACCAGTACCGCGAACGCGGTGAATACCATGTCCATCGCTGGCTCCTATTCGAACACGCGGTCCGGATCGAATGCATTCTCGGCTACCGGCACGCCGAACATGGCCAGCCGTTCCGCGAAGCGGGGCCGCACGCCGGTGGCGAAGAAGTGGCCCTGCACCTTGCCCTTGGCATCGACGCCGGTCTGCTCGAAGCGGAAAATCTCCTGCATCGCGATCACCTCGCCTTCCATGCCGGTCACTTCCTGCAGGCTGACCAGCTTGCGCGCGCCGTCCGTCAGCCGCGATACCTGCAGGACCACGGTCACCGCCGAGGCGATCTGCTGGCGCGCGGCGCGCGGCGTCAGGTTCACGCCCGACATGCCCACCATGTTTTCCAGCCGTGTCAGCGCGTCGCGCGGGGTGTTGGAGTGGATCGTCGCCAGAGATCCTTCATGGCCGGTGTTCATCGCCTGCAGCATGTCGAGCGCCTCGGGGCCCCGCACCTCGCCCAGGATGATGCGGTCGGGCCGCATCCGCAGCGCGTTGCGCACCAGCGCGCGCTGGTTCACCTCGCCCTTGCCCTCGATATTGGACGGCCGTGTTTCCAGGCGCACCACGTGCGGCTGGCGCATGGCCAGTTCGGCGGCATCCTCGATCGTCACGATCCGCTCGTTCGGCGGGA belongs to Pseudoduganella albidiflava and includes:
- a CDS encoding cytochrome b gives rise to the protein MGAFKETKLPADAPAAQKALGWVDDRFPLTKLWNDQWGRYYAPKNFNYWYIFGSLAMFVLVLQIVTGIFLTMHYKPDANLAFNSVEYIMREVPWGWLVRYMHSTGASAFFIVVYLHMTRALLYGSYRKPRELIWLFGFAIFLCLMAEAFFGYLLPWGQMSYWGAQVIVNLFGAIPLIGPDLSLWIRGDYVVSDATLNRFFAFHVIAIPLVLLGLVAAHLIALHEVGSSNPDGIEVKENLGPDGHPVDSIPSHPYYTVHDLFGVSVFLLIFSAVVFFAPEMGGYFLEYNNFLPGDPLKTPLHIAPTWYFTPFYSVLRAITADFMWVMMVAVAAYVSFLWLKSKLAFHTKAVIAVISIVVIIGMLPQVLDAKFWGVVFFGASVVILAFLPWLDHSPVKSIRYRPTWHKYLYTLLAITFVALGYLGTQPPSVIKTIVSQAGTLYYFAFFLLMPWWSTMGTFKKVPDRVVFHAH
- the petA gene encoding ubiquinol-cytochrome c reductase iron-sulfur subunit, translated to MSIEKQVDPSRRGLLVATCAAGGVIGVGTAGALVSTFQPSERAKAAGAPVEVDISSLAPGEMVTVEWRGKPVWILRRTPEMLASLKKTDGQVADPGSERNPDEFTPSYCINEARARKAEYLVAIGICTHLGCSPSTKFTPGPQPSLPDDWNGGFFCPCHGSTFDLAGRVFKNKPAPDNLVVPRHMYLSDTRILIGKDEKGEA
- the mscL gene encoding large conductance mechanosensitive channel protein MscL, which codes for MGMMQEFKQFAMRGNVIDLAVGVIIGAAFSKIVDSLVQDIIMPPIGKLIGGLDFANYYVALNNQDPSLPLAEAKKLGAVLAYGNFLTILLNFLILAFVIFQMVRLVHKARQRLEEPSKPSEPAPPAEDVLLLREIRDALKK
- a CDS encoding Do family serine endopeptidase, whose amino-acid sequence is MQRLWLLFAQAVTIVLALYFVYSAMRPDWPIARSGTVQQLGTPAQPASATIAAPAPTPNSFRTAAGRAMPAVVNILTSKAMPDKHPLLRDPYFKRFFGDRGNDNEEEEDDPNSLGSGVIVSPDGYILTNYHVVEAADEIEVVLADGRKSSAKLVGTDPETDLAVIKIELKQLPAIILGNVDSAKVGDVVLAIGNPFGVGQTVTMGIISALGRNNLHINHFENFIQTDAAINFGNSGGALIDTNGNLLGINSAIYSQTGGSVGIGFAIPVSTAKTVMESIIKSGHVVRGWIGVESQEITPELAESFGLQRESGAIIAGVVRNGPADKAGMKPGDILLSVDGKPVRDTNEMLNLIAQLQPGGKATMRVLRKNRESDLAITVGKRPVPKK
- a CDS encoding DUF2461 domain-containing protein codes for the protein MHLRDLNGYLQELAENNNRPWFVMNKPRYDILREEFLELVTQVIAETGKFDREVKFCNPKKAIFRINRDVRFAHDKSPYKTNFSAALAPSDLRRPSQSGGPTYYFQLNGHGQLQFGAGEYMPPPHRLRALRRHMVEDAAGFRKALASRGLKATYGTIQNEGKLQRPPKGFDPGHEHIEFIKLKSFFVWTDVDLDLNDPDALVPMIAGGFRDALPLVQWMRAARVDEEDGTAA
- a CDS encoding LysR family transcriptional regulator, producing the protein MKNLPALDDLHLFCTVVRLKSFAATARVLGVSNALVSKRIGVLEASLGVRLLHRTTRTVALTEQGQVVHGWALRILDDVEQMGDAVATEQAAPAGLLRICTSSGFGRNRVSPALSALAKRYPALEIQLELLDRPVDLIGEDFHLDIRVGQAHEPHLISRRIARNARVLCAAPAYLAGYGTPAALAGLASHRCIVIRERNEEFGRWTLQGPRGTETVKVSGPLSASNGEVVHGWALDGHGIILRSLWDVGPSLERGELVRVLPDYQQPADVWAIYPSRLSTSARLRVCVEFLEEWLRSQ
- a CDS encoding tartrate dehydrogenase; amino-acid sequence: MKTQRIAVIAGDGIGKEVMPEGLRTLQAAARRFNLPLEFTTFEWANCDYYQQHGKMMPDDWFARLKDFDAIYFGAVGWPDTVPDHVSLWGSLIQFRRQFDQYVNLRPVRLMPGVPCPLANKQPGDIDFYVVRENTEGEYSAVGGRLFEGTERETVLQEAVFTRKGVDRILKYAFELAQSRPKKHLTSATKSNGISISMPYWDERVKAMAPSYADVTWDQYHIDILCARFVLSPERFDVVVASNLFGDILSDLGPACTGTIGIAPSANLNPERTLPSLFEPVHGSAPDIYGRNIANPVAMIWSGAMMLDFLGNGAAPYHAAHDAIMAAIEQVLRDGPHTPDMRGQASTTQVGEAIAALI
- a CDS encoding GIN domain-containing protein encodes the protein MNKFINATMMAVALVANAGGIVQAADIISESRAVDARTVKVVLDGVIDLKLKQGPQAALVISGERRYLPKVLVTQRGDTLRIGTDLPRMHFGRPELRAELTLPNLSELVSAGVGSADVHGFAGERLRVALDGAGAVRMQAHYRNLDANLNGAGSMTVNTGLAESVALNLRGAGQMVVSGESRKLHARLGGVGNLDAQGLKSDSVDVDMTGLGGATVFARTSASLRLTGLGSATVYGRPASRNASARGLGHVNWN
- a CDS encoding LytR C-terminal domain-containing protein, which encodes MNSTKMNTTKMNTTGTLSRTPRACRMAAAACAGALLLACGQRQIIPEPTRHAVPVPAVGADGYYAIGRAEHAARRFDAAQRAWHAALRLDPRHADTRNGLAVLLAERGNLGAAIALWHTLVEEATALPPAGQAFLLGNLGYALHLRGNHGEAVTLLKKACLLDPHHPRAWEHLASVFEALGQQDRALTMRKQARTLRMHDIRHDYELTGARPPQAAAPAMPVPDPWPESFARTELRQAGAVIEVHQVAAATEPVPPRLAKGKREDDLGGHGDHAGVRLEISNGNGARGMAAAWKHRLAGPEWQSVRLTNEKPYAVVSTRIEYRGESGAGVAARALAHRLGLPAPRELADRGAAAGGAGVRIVLGWDQRGVSVAAGRGTAQGTLQAP
- a CDS encoding type II secretion system F family protein, which translates into the protein MNGNQLLFLVIVFIAAAGVTLAGIAIFSPIPLRERLRGFRGAAEEEPVNGGQGEWVARVARVAKPLTKLSLPEEGWERSPLRTKFINAGWRSASAPTLYFAAKTLLSLGAPALLALLLVGSMSGARNGFMLLLFSSAALGYYLPNILLSRTAERRQREIFETIPDALDLMTVCVEAGLSMERALTKVAAEIDIKSAVLAQEFQLVLMEMRAGFSKEKALRNFALRSGVDDVDTLVAMLIQAERFGTSMGDSLRIHSDNLRLKRTLLAEEAAAKIGLKLLFPLIFCMFPSLMMVLMGPAVIRLVTVVLPAMSGQN